A single Primulina eburnea isolate SZY01 chromosome 11, ASM2296580v1, whole genome shotgun sequence DNA region contains:
- the LOC140804961 gene encoding U-box domain-containing protein 1-like, protein MPSNWQQLKISNIAFQKPSSCHLHNCTKKCEAMGEINPRLMVSTGFHPAGELLESLILVSNEVTLIETIPFVQMKNVTTMVRRIGLLSSLFEEIQEIDKPLPPSSILCLAELNSVIQRVQVLMETCREGSLTWNLMQTEHISHQFYAVVRDMGSALTILPLSLLNLTTDTREQVELLHKQAKRVQLFVDPVEIQRRDELLQLTITYKERNRKDKGFVDFGRTGEILSSIGLRSPSEYKDEISKLTAEAEKQAGTGGLIVVSNINNIITLLSITKSAIFKEDEHPQNQEDVKKRKMPLNNRNDTSYSHSMWFSIPDEYRCPISLQLMNDPVIVASGHTYDRNSIAQWINSGHHTCPKSGQRLIHMALIPNYAMKSLIHQWCQENNVPMESASSSSYTDQTSNKRRSSETITDHISATKAVVDAVKITAEFLVGKLATGSADIQRQAAYEIRLLAKTGTNNRQIIAEAGSIPFLVTLLGSQDSRIQENAITALLNLSIYENNKILIMAAGSIDNIVDILYSGKTMEAKENAAATIFSLTIIDEHKITFGSHPRAIPGLVGLLGEGTTSGKRDAATALFNLALFNVNREKIALAGAVPLLINLLTDDKAGITDDVLAVLTLLMRCTEGLQEMRKSRVLVPLLVDLMRFGSSNGKENSITLLLGLCKDGGEDVARRLLINPRSIPSLQNLAAEGSLKARRKADALLRILNRHCTQITNPVR, encoded by the exons ATGCCCTCCAACTGGCAGCAGCTCAAGATTTCAAACATCGCTTTCCAGAAGCCGTCTTCTTGTCATTTACACAACTGTACAAAAA AATGTGAAGCCATGGGTGAAATCAATCCTCGTCTGATGGTTTCCACAGGATTTCATCCTGCAGGAGAATTGCTGGAGTCGTTGATTCTCGTTTCGAATGAAGTTACATTGATTGAGACTATCCCTTTCGTGCAGATGAAAAACGTCACGACAATGGTCAGAAGGATCGGGTTGCTTTCTTCACTTTTTGAAGAGATTCAAGAAATCGATAAACCACTTCCACCTTCTTCAATCTTGTGCCTTGCGGAGCTTAATTCTGTCATTCAACGAGTCCAAGTTTTGATGGAAACTTGCAGAGAAGGTAGTCTTACGTGGAATCTCATGCAAACGGAACACATCTCGCATCAATTTTATGCTGTAGTAAGAGACATGGGAAGTGCACTTACTATTTTACCTCTGAGCTTGCTTAACTTGACAACAGATACCAGAGAGCAGGTTGAACTTCTTCACAAGCAAGCTAAACGAGTTCAATTGTTTGTCGACCCTGTGGAGATTCAAAGAAGGGATGAGCTTCTTCAACTAACCATCACTTACAAAGAAAGAAATAGAAAGGACAAAGGATTTGTTGACTTCGGAAGAACTGGTGAAATTCTGAGCAGCATTGGTCTGAGAAGTCCTTCGGAATATAAAGATGAGATTTCAAAACTAACTGCAGAAGCTGAGAAGCAAGCAGGCACAGGTGGGTTGATTGTAGTTTCTAATATCAACAACATTATTACTTTGCTTTCAATCACAAAAAGTGCGATTTTCAAAGAGGATGAACATCCACAGAATCAAGAGGATGTAAAGAAGCGAAAAATGCCATTGAACAATCGAAATGATACATCATATTCTCATTCCATGTGGTTCAGCATACCTGATGAATACCGTTGCCCAATTTCACTCCAGTTGATGAACGACCCTGTCATTGTGGCATCAGGACATACTTATGACCGGAATTCCATAGCCCAGTGGATAAATTCAGGGCATCACACATGCCCGAAAAGTGGGCAAAGGTTGATCCACATGGCTCTTATACCAAATTATGCGATGAAAAGTTTGATACACCAATGGTGCCAGGAGAATAACGTTCCTATGGAATCTGCTTCTTCCTCTTCGTATACAGATCAAACAAGTAATAAGAGGAGATCAAGTGAGACAATCACTGACCACATTTCAGCAACCAAAGCTGTTGTAGACGCAGTAAAAATTACAGCTGAATTTTTAGTAGGGAAGCTAGCGACAGGATCAGCAGACATACAAAGGCAGGCCGCATATGAGATTCGTTTACTAGCAAAAACTGGAACGAATAATCGACAAATAATTGCCGAGGCTGGATCCATTCCATTTCTAGTCACTTTGCTAGGATCTCAGGACTCCAGAATCCAGGAAAATGCCATTACAGCCTTGCTCAACCTTTCCATATATGAGAACAACAAGATTTTGATTATGGCAGCTGGTTCAATCGATAACATAGTAGACATCCTATACTCAGGGAAAACAATGGAGGCAAAAGAAAACGCGGCAGCAACAATCTTCAGCCTGACTATAATAGATGAACACAAGATAACTTTTGGTTCTCATCCAAGAGCAATTCCAGGTCTGGTGGGGCTCCTCGGAGAAGGAACTACATCTGGTAAAAGGGATGCAGCAACAGCACTCTTCAATCTTGCACTTTTTAATGTCAACAGGGAAAAGATTGCACTGGCAGGGGCAGTTCCATTGCTTATAAACCTCTTGACAGATGATAAAGCAGGAATCACGGATGACGTCTTAGCTGTGCTCACCCTTCTTATGCGTTGCACTGAAGGACTTCAAGAAATGAGGAAGAGCAGGGTGTTGGTACCTCTACTTGTCGATCTTATGAGATTCGGATCTTCAAATGGAAAGGAGAACTCAATAACATTACTCCTGGGGCTCTGTAAGGATGGAGGAGAGGATGTTGCTCGGAGACTTTTAATAAATCCACGCAGCATTCCCTCTCTTCAAAACTTGGCTGCCGAAGGGTCACTGAAAGCTAGACGAAAGGCCGATGCTCTGCTTAGAATCTTGAACAGACACTGCACTCAGATTACAAATCCTGTTCGATGA
- the LOC140804960 gene encoding UTP--glucose-1-phosphate uridylyltransferase 3, chloroplastic, protein MAHGGSAPVLHNHNSLRALKFKPSRSPFFLGNPCHTSISLNFSSYAIVSWNHPRLCAQSRDKCFSVTCVSTVPVEYAPPAPESDWLKEIGRLKALRKDLDGCRTLGEKLKVVSSDSRVELFFKSRGNKFVGAGLSRFQLYLLKCVVAAGQEHVLSEFGRECELEMSSVRKALYSLAEMIENWDGNGGGKGESLKGEETVVLESLLKMLGEVEQFYDCIGGIVGYQLSVLELLTQIPHEGRKIHIPLLRTNKFLGRQFVEIHPPTVLDLSENTEYASKAALWGIEGLPDLGEIYPLGGSADRLGLVDTETGECLPAAMLPYCGRTLLEGLIRDLQAREFLYFKLYGKQCITPVSIMTSAAKKNHLHITGLCEKLRWFGRGRLNFRIFDQPLVPAVTAEDGQWIVERPLVPVCKPGGHGVIWKLAHDKGVFKWFNNHGRKGATVRQISNVVAATDLTLLALAGIGLRHRKKLGFASCQRNSGATEGINVLLEKKNLDGKWAYGVSCVEYTEFDKFGITVDHLSHNSLQAEFPANTNILYVDLHSAELIGSSRDESSLPGMVLNVKKPITYVDHFGMKHCVSGGRLECTMQNIADNFSNTFPSRCYKVVEDALDTFIVYNDRRKVTSSAKKRRGHTGKSLHQTPDGSLLDIMRNAYDLLSYCGIEIPKVEGNDVYVDSGPPFLIFLHPALGPLWEVTRQKFQGGFISKGSELQIEVAEFLWRDVQLHGSLIISSENVMGSATTNEDGDPILQYGRRCAKCKLKNVKVLNDGIDWSYGENLYWKHEVQRFEALKVILHGNAEFEAIDVVIQGNHVFDVPNGHRMQITSGKSGLEIQLKPIEEELMDSGTWFWNYKITGTHIQLELTEI, encoded by the exons ATGGCGCACGGGGGTAGTGCACCGGTTCTACACAATCATAATTCGCTACGCGCCTTGAAGTTCAAGCCGTCTCGCTCTCCGTTCTTCCTCGGAAATCCGTGTCACACCTCTATTTCTTTGAATTTTTCGTCTTATGCGATCGTTTCGTGGAATCATCCGCGTTTGTGTGCTCAGTCGAGGGATAAATGCTTCAGTGTCACGTGCGTTTCGACGGTGCCGGTGGAGTACGCGCCACCTGCGCCGGAGTCCGATTGGCTGAAGGAAATCGGGAGGCTCAAAGCGCTTAGGAAAGACCTGGACGGTTGCAGGACGTTGGGGGAGAAGCTGAAGGTAGTGAGCTCGGACTCTAGGGTTGAGTTGTTTTTCAAATCGCGGGGGAATAAATTTGTGGGGGCGGGTTTGAGTAGATTTCAGCTGTATTTACTGAAATGTGTGGTGGCTGCTGGGCAGGAGCATGTGCTGAGTGAGTTTGGTAGAGAGTGTGAATTGGAGATGAGTTCTGTGAGAAAAGCCCTTTATTCATTGGCGGAGATGATTGAGAATTGGGATGGGAATGGTGGTGGTAAAGGTGAAAGTCTGAAAGGGGAAGAGACAGTGGTTTTGGAGTCATTGCTGAAGATGCTTGGAGAAGTTGAGCAGTTTTATGACTGCATTGGGGGCATTGTTGG ATACCAGCTAAGTGTATTAGAACTGCTTACTCAAATACCTCATGAAGGGCGAAAGATACATATACCCCTCCTGCGAACAAACAAATTTTTGGGACGCCAGTTTGTGGAAATTCATCCTCCCACAGTTCTCGATCTATCTGAAAATACTGAATATGCATCTAAAGCTGCTCTTTGGGGAATTGAG GGTTTGCCTGATCTAGGAGAAATTTATCCTTTAGGAGGCTCTGCAGACAGGCTTGGCCTGGTTGATACTGAAACAGGTGAATGTCTACCTGCTGCGATGCTTCCGTACTGTGGGCGAACTTTGTTGGAAGGCCTTATAAGAGACCTCCAG GCTAGAGAATTTTTGTACTTCAAGTTGTATGGAAAACAATGCATCACTCCTGTATCTATTATGACAAGTGCTGCAAAAAAGAATCATTTGCATATCACTGGACTTTGTGAGAAGCTTAGATGGTTTGGACGAGGGAGATTGAACTTCCGTATCTTTGATCAG CCTCTCGTTCCAGCCGTTACTGCAGAAGATGGGCAATGGATTGTTGAAAGGCCATTGGTACCTGTATGTAAGCCTGGGGGTCATGGAGTGATATGGAAATTGGCTCATGATAAAGGAGTCTTTAAATGGTTTAACAACCATGGAAGAAAAGGTGCCACTGTAAGACAAATTAG CAATGTTGTAGCTGCAACAGATCTGACCCTTCTGGCTTTGGCTGGAATTGGTCTGCGCCATAGAAAg AAATTAGGATTTGCCTCGTGCCAGCGGAATTCGGGAGCTACAGAAGGCATAAATGTATTGCTTGAGAAGAAGAATCTTGATGGAAAATGGGCATATGGTGTGTCCTGTGTTGAATATACTGAATTCGACAAGTTTGGCATCACTGTTGATCACCTTTCTCACAACAG TTTGCAGGCTGAGTTTCCAGCCAACACGAATATCCTTTATGTTGATCTACATTCTGCTGAGCTTATTGGATCGAGTAGAGATGAGAGCAGCTTGCCTGGCATGGTGCTTAATGTGAAAAAGCCAATTACATATGTGGACCATTTTGGAATGAAGCACTG TGTTTCTGGTGGTCGCCTGGAATGTACAATGCAAAATATTGCCGATAATTTTTCAAACACATTTCCGTCTCGATGTTATAAAGTTGTAGAAG ATGCGCTGGATACTTTTATTGTGTATAACGATCGCCGAAAGGTTACATCTTCTGCTAAGAAGAGAAGGGGACACACTGGCAAGTCCCTGCACCAG ACTCCTGATGGTTCACTGTTGGACATCATGCGAAATGCCTATGATTTACTTTCTTATTGTGGAATAGAAATTCCAAag GTTGAAGGTAATGACGTGTATGTTGATTCTGGACCTCCATTTCTCATCTTCCTACACCCTGCTCTCGGCCCCCTTTGGGAAGTCACCAGACAAAAA TTTCAGGGCGGTTTCATTTCAAAAGGTTCTGAGCTACAAATAGAGGTTGCTGAGTTCTTGTGGAGAGATGTTCAG CTTCATGGGAGTTTAATAATTTCCTCTGAAAATGTAATGGGCTCAGCCACAACAAACGAAGATGGTGACCCTATACTCCAGTACGGTAGGAG GTGTGCGAAGTGCAAATTAAAAAATGTCAAGGTACTGAATGATGGAATAGATTGGAGTTATGGAGAAAATTTGTATTGGAAGCATGAGGTGCAGCGGTTTGAGGCCCTTAAGGTCATACTGCATGGAAATGCTGAATTTGAAGCAATAGATGTTGTTATACAG ggCAATCACGTGTTTGATGTTCCAAATGGCCACAGAATGCAAATAACATCTGGAAAATCAG GTTTGGAGATCCAGTTGAAGCCTATTGAGGAGGAATTGATGGACAGTGGAACATGGTTTTGGAACTACAAAATTACAGGGACGCATATCCAATTAGAACTGACAGAAATATGA